From Variovorax sp. PMC12, the proteins below share one genomic window:
- a CDS encoding DUF3299 domain-containing protein produces the protein MRIAKKTPTVQPFMRLSMLLAGAGLAAAAWAADPAPKDTTATNPLGGKAAAAPAAAKATPGQPRQITWEELVPKDWDPAKEFKGMDLSALDDGDPRANELLMKMQEVSNNAPTNAAMNGVEVKIPGFIVPLEEAKGEVTEFLLVPYFGACIHTPPPPANQILHVVPQKGAKFRAMDTVWVTGKLQTLRNDSMMGVSGYHVSAANVTKYTGGAK, from the coding sequence ATGCGCATTGCAAAGAAGACACCCACGGTCCAGCCTTTCATGCGGCTTTCAATGCTGCTTGCCGGCGCCGGCCTTGCCGCCGCGGCCTGGGCCGCGGACCCCGCACCCAAGGACACCACCGCCACCAACCCGCTCGGCGGCAAGGCGGCAGCGGCCCCTGCGGCCGCCAAGGCCACGCCGGGCCAGCCGCGGCAGATCACCTGGGAAGAACTGGTGCCCAAGGACTGGGACCCGGCCAAGGAATTCAAGGGCATGGACCTGAGCGCCCTCGATGACGGCGACCCGCGCGCCAACGAGCTGCTCATGAAGATGCAGGAGGTGTCGAACAACGCACCGACCAATGCCGCGATGAACGGCGTGGAAGTCAAGATCCCGGGCTTCATCGTGCCGCTCGAGGAAGCCAAGGGCGAGGTCACCGAATTCCTGCTGGTGCCCTACTTCGGCGCCTGCATCCACACACCGCCGCCGCCGGCCAACCAGATCCTGCACGTGGTGCCGCAGAAGGGTGCCAAGTTCCGCGCCATGGACACCGTGTGGGTCACCGGCAAGCTGCAGACGTTGCGCAACGACTCCATGATGGGCGTGAGCGGCTACCACGTCAGCGCGGCCAACGTGACCAAGTACACGGGCGGCGCCAAGTAG